In the Malaya genurostris strain Urasoe2022 chromosome 1, Malgen_1.1, whole genome shotgun sequence genome, one interval contains:
- the LOC131435489 gene encoding glutamyl aminopeptidase-like isoform X2, producing the protein MVAALSNSFAIVMNNKLIALLTVTLLAFFISTIVLAVQKADLITENEALWEQLHREPESSTITPPITTTTEPSTTVAPAISYRLPEDNLPLHYDLWLNPQLSDGTFAGKVTIDVLTLTQTDEIVLHSHLLTIDDVHFQCLNESLGYGGYTEDLDKNLLKVHTLNVFKPGYITQVTIEFSGQMDGKLVGLYSSSYNAENEGKVKIATSKFEPTFARQAFPCFDEPQLKATYAISLVHPNTDKYMALSNMDVNKVLEDTPSTGFSTTVFNRSVPMSTYLVAFIVSDFRYKENLITPTIGDPFELRVYATPIQMNNIDFALDTATAIIKHYIEYFNIEYPLPKLDMAAIPDFVSGAMETWGLVTYRETSILFNPVTSSTANKQRVAEVIAHELAHMWFGNLVTMKWWNELWLNEGFASYIEYKGVHSAYPAWGIMEQFAIDNLHGVLTLDATLGSHPIVVKVETPNQITEIFDTITYSKGASVIRMLEDFVSEPIFKKGVTAYLKKLEYGNGVSNDLMEELDALYEDSTEKTGATVSTVMDTFTKQKGFPVVTVVQTGTQFRLTQSRFLADLEANETEISEFGYKWYIPITYITSGNPEQVNRKWFPNTVDHVDIVDVPEGTSWIKLNHNQVGYYRVNYADSVWNQFSKALVDDVNAFTIGDRTGLLNDAFALADASLLRYDVALGLTKFLTDELEYVPWATVSSKMKNVRNLIYDFDSYNDILAYVRKLVDKAYRTVGWTVEGEDLMKNRLRTTILDLACSFGHEKCLTEASDRFQKWLNAGDEIHPDVRSVVYYYGVQKGTAEDWQKVKTRFSAETDANEKTKLMSALAAFPDARVLADFLEEAWNTNLVRQQDHLSCIQSVAANKVGESVAWDHVRQNWDRLVERFTLGERNLGRMIPSITGRFTSMVRLMELEDFFRRNPESGAGAAARVQALENVSNNIKWLQRNQQIIADWLKTESATSQR; encoded by the exons ATGGTGGCGGCACTAAGTAATAGTTTTG CCATTGTCATGAACAACAAACTGATCGCGCTGCTCACTGTGACGTTACTGGCCTTCTTTATCTCTACTATCGTCTTGGCGGTGCAGAAAGCCGACTTGATTACGGAAAACGAGGCACTTTGGGAGCAATTGCATAGGGAACCGGAATCGAGTACAATTACACCACCAATCACCACTACTACTGAACCTTCAACAACGGTTGCTCCTGCG ATAAGCTATCGGCTGCCGGAGGACAACCTACCGCTTCACTATGATTTATGGTTAAATCCCCAGCTCAGCGACGGAACGTTTGCCGGGAAAGTGACGATCGACGTTCTAACACTAACGCAAACGGATGAGATCGTGCTGCACAGTCATCTGTTGACGATCGATGATGTTCACTTCCAGTGTTTGAATGAATCTTTGGGCTATGGG GGTTATACGGAAGATCTGgacaaaaatttgttgaaggtgCATACCTTGAACGTCTTCAAGCCTGGATACATTACACAGGTTACAATCGAGTTTAGTGGGCAGATGGACGGAAAATTAGTTGGACTTTACAGTAGCTCTTACAATGCAGAAAATGAGGGAAAAGT AAAAATCGCCACCAGCAAGTTTGAACCGACCTTCGCCCGCCAAGCATTTCCCTGCTTCGATGAACCGCAGCTGAAAGCGACCTACGCCATTAGCTTGGTGCATCCGAATACCGACAAATACATGGCGCTGTCCAACATGGATGTCAATAAAGTCCTCGAAGACACCCCATCCACAGGGTTCAGCACTACCGTGTTCAACCGGAGCGTTCCGATGAGTACTTATCTGGTGGCGTTCATTGTCAGTGACTTCCGGTACAAGGAAAACCTCATTACGCCAACGATTGGAGATCCATTCGAGCTCCGAGTTTACGCCACACCGATTCAGATGAACAACATAGATTTTGCCCTGGACACAGCTACCGCGATTATTAAGCACTACATCGAATACTTCAATATTGAGTATCCCCTGCCGAAGCTAGATATGGCAGCAATTCCGGACTTTGTGTCGGGTGCCATGGAAACCTGGGGGCTGGTGACTTATCGGGAAACAAGCATTCTGTTCAACCCAGTAACGAGCTCGACGGCAAATAAACAGCGAGTGGCGGAGGTTATTGCTCACGAGTTGGCGCACATGTGGTTCGGAAATTTGGTAACGATGAAGTGGTGGAACGAGTTGTGGTTAAACGAAGGATTTGCCAGCTACATCGAGTACAAGGGAGTGCACAGTGCCTATCCCGCCTGGGGGATTATGGAACAGTTTGCAATCGATAATTTGCACGGTGTGCTAACGCTAGATGCTACGCTCGGATCACATCCGATCGTGGTGAAGGTCGAAACACCGAATCAAATAACGGAGATATTCGATACGATCACCTACTCCAAGGGGGCCTCGGTAATTCGTATGTTGGAAGACTTTGTTTCCGAACCCATTTTCAAGAAAGGTGTAACAGCATATCTGAAAAAGCTCGAGTACGGTAACGGCGTATCGAAtgatttaatggaagaactagATGCACTGTATGAAGATTCCACCGAAAAGACGGGAGCTACAGTTTCCACGGTGATGGATACATTCACGAAGCAGAAAGGTTTTCCGGTCGTCACCGTGGTACAGACTGGCACTCAGTTCCGCCTGACGCAGTCGCGCTTCCTTGCCGATTTGGAGGCGAATGAAACCGAGATCTCAGAGTTTGG TTACAAATGGTACATCCCTATAACCTACATCACTTCTGGCAATCCAGAGCAGGTTAACCGTAAATGGTTCCCCAACACGGTGGACCATGTAGATATCGTTGATGTCCCAGAGGGAACGAGTTGGATAAAGCTGAATCATAATCAGGTTGGCTACTACAGGGTAAACTACGCGGATAGTGTCTGGAATCAGTTTAGCAAAGCATTGGTGGATGATGTAAACGCCTTCACCATTGGAGATCGCACCGGGTTGTTGAATGATGCGTTCGCTCTGGCTGACGCTTCCCTGCTACGGTACGATGTAGCACTCGGGTTGACCAAATTCCTAACTGACGAGCTTGAGTACGTTCCTTGGGCAACCGTTTCAAGCAAGATGAAGAATGTTCGGAATTTGATTTACGATTTCGATTCATACAACGACATACTG GCCTATGTCCGTAAACTAGTTGATAAAGCATATCGCACCGTTGGATGGACTGTCGAAGGGGAAGATCTTATGAAGAA TCGTCTTCGAACTACTATTTTGGATCTCGCCTGTTCATTCGGTCACGAAAAATGTCTTACCGAAGCGTCGGATCGATTCCAAAAATGGTTGAATGCCGGCGATGAAATTCATCCGGACGTGCGCTCTGTAGTATACTACTACGGCGTACAGAAAGGCACCGCCGAGGACTGGCAAAAGGTGAAGACACGATTCAGCGCGGAAACCGATGCCAACGAGAAAACCAAACTGATGAGTGCTTTGGCGGCATTCCCCGATGCTAGGGTTCTGGCTGACTTTCTCGAGGAAGCTTGGAACACGAACCTGGTTCGACAACAAGATCATCTTAGTTGCATTCAGAGTGTTGCAGCCAACAAAGTTGGAGAATCGGTAGCCTGGGATCACGTCCGACAGAACTGGGACCGGTTGGTCGAACGATTCACTCTTGGCGAGAGGAATCTAGGTCGAATGATTCCTTCGATTACGGGACGATTCACGTCCATGGTGAGACTGATGGAATTGGAAGACTTCTTCAGGCGTAATCCGGAATCCGGAGCTGGAGCGGCAGCTCGTGTACAGGCACTGGAAAATGTTTCCAACAATATTAAGTGGCTCCAGAGGAACCAACAAATCATAGCTGACTGGTTGAAAACAGAATCAGCAACATCGCAACGATGA
- the LOC131432861 gene encoding uncharacterized protein LOC131432861 yields MVRVVTSHVLWSVGILLLVSGFVCVRCEMEKSWKVKSSPSSSADENILTSGPIQSKLDDESVRLDEEVQPNEEDSKQNLIESEADNVEHELSTASTTTARTTSGQQKPRLRSTYVGDKIPSILHLVRESAKAAPFIEDHEPDIQIDDFSADEADEEEVDSRLDEGSSTNESNKESYSEGIEMIENILEEVKSISDGEKPSEKEEQPNVANPEETKEYDFGPVLNMTIDEPNNIVNVKLNGKVIKEIFTGRGSGFGAGSKKIWKYAMPLFVLPFLIQSAIIPFMLTTVKLFLLKSFLAGKLAIFLLILGAFKNFTHKKEKELYVKDLPERRYEPYSGEWPYPYHSDGLAGRVN; encoded by the exons atGGTACGGGTGGTTACGAGCCACGTTCTGTGGTCTGTTGGAATCCTGCTACTGGTCAGTGGATTTGTCTGTGTACGTTGTGAAATGGAAAAATCGTGGAAAGTGAAAAGCAGTCCGAGCAGTAGCGctgatgaaaatattttgacaAGTGGCCCGATACAGTCGAAATTGGATGATGAATCGGTCAGACTGGATGAAGAAGTACAACCGAACGAAGAAGACAGTAAACAAAATCTAATAGAATCAGAAGCAGATAATGTGGAACATGAATTATCCACGGCTTCAACGACTACTGCTCGAACGACCAGTGGTCAACAAAAGCCAAGGCTACGAAGTACGTACGTGGGTGATAAAATTCCAtcgattttacatttggttcgaGAAAGTGCCAAGGCAGCTCCCTTTATTGAAGATCACGAACCGGACATTCAAATTGATGATTTCTCTGCAGACGAGGCTGATGAGGAAGAGGTCGATTCTCGGTTAGATGAAGGTTCCTCAACGAATGAGTCAAATAAGGAAAGTTATTCCGAAGGTATCgaaatgattgaaaatattttggaggaaGTGAAAAGCATTTCCGATGGTGAAAAGCCGTCGGAGAAGGAAGAACAGCCGAATGTGGCAAATCCGGAGGAAACTAAAGAATACGATTTTGGCCCAGTACTCAACATGACCATCGATGAGCCGAACAATATCGTCAACGTTAAGCTGAACGGAAAAGTTATCAAAGAGATATTCACGG GTCGTGGAAGTGGTTTCGGAGCAGGCTCGAAGAAGATCTGGAAGTACGCCATGCCTCTGTTCGTTCTACCGTTTCTGATTCAGTCGGCCATCATACCGTTTATGCTGACGACGGTGAAGTTGTTTCTGCTGAAATCGTTCCTAGCGGGAAAGCTGGCCATCTTCCTACTGATCCTGGGGGCATTCAAAAACTTTACCCATAAGAAGGAAAAGGAACTGTACGTGAAAGATCTGCCCGAACGACGGTACGAACCGTACAGCGGAGAGTGGCCATATCCGTACCACTCGGATGGCCTGGCCGGTCGGGTCAACTGA
- the LOC131435489 gene encoding glutamyl aminopeptidase-like isoform X1 — protein sequence MTVKLQAMGPPSIRPPSHISSNSQQRNSMMSSTASLEATSESKRRSILILSLLAACLFLFVLCLCLLTALVMVGKNLSAQHSPPLLSAYLNQLSAGRRLTETSAKSGKSIDHFNRPALFDDKGPSDRANDESNLTAILLPNSVYFGASGGMNNVLKMGSKVIEKLSFRLPRHVKPRHYELLLQPDLEQQKFSGQVGIDITVSEPTNYIVLHSNQLTIGDTLLSKVLPDRSSQSVMVRQTYAYEPHQYWVIETDNIGVGEYRLSMQFSGSLANKIVGFYSSTYRDKSSNVTRKIATSKFEPTFARQAFPCFDEPQLKATYAISLVHPNTDKYMALSNMDVNKVLEDTPSTGFSTTVFNRSVPMSTYLVAFIVSDFRYKENLITPTIGDPFELRVYATPIQMNNIDFALDTATAIIKHYIEYFNIEYPLPKLDMAAIPDFVSGAMETWGLVTYRETSILFNPVTSSTANKQRVAEVIAHELAHMWFGNLVTMKWWNELWLNEGFASYIEYKGVHSAYPAWGIMEQFAIDNLHGVLTLDATLGSHPIVVKVETPNQITEIFDTITYSKGASVIRMLEDFVSEPIFKKGVTAYLKKLEYGNGVSNDLMEELDALYEDSTEKTGATVSTVMDTFTKQKGFPVVTVVQTGTQFRLTQSRFLADLEANETEISEFGYKWYIPITYITSGNPEQVNRKWFPNTVDHVDIVDVPEGTSWIKLNHNQVGYYRVNYADSVWNQFSKALVDDVNAFTIGDRTGLLNDAFALADASLLRYDVALGLTKFLTDELEYVPWATVSSKMKNVRNLIYDFDSYNDILAYVRKLVDKAYRTVGWTVEGEDLMKNRLRTTILDLACSFGHEKCLTEASDRFQKWLNAGDEIHPDVRSVVYYYGVQKGTAEDWQKVKTRFSAETDANEKTKLMSALAAFPDARVLADFLEEAWNTNLVRQQDHLSCIQSVAANKVGESVAWDHVRQNWDRLVERFTLGERNLGRMIPSITGRFTSMVRLMELEDFFRRNPESGAGAAARVQALENVSNNIKWLQRNQQIIADWLKTESATSQR from the exons ATGACAGTCAAACTACAAGCGATGGGGCCACCCTCGATTCGGCCACCGTCGCACATTTCCAGCAACTCCCAACAGAGGAACTCAATGATGTCCTCCACCGCTTCACTGGAAGCGACCAGCGAGAGTAAACGACGCTCCATACTCATTCTCTCGCTGCTCGCTGCTTGTCTCTTTCTCTTTGTGCTGTGTCTCTGTTTGCTAACGGCTCTGGTGATGGTCGGTAAAAATCTGTCGGCACAGCACTCGCCACCGCTGCTTTCGGCGTATCTTAATCAGCTGTCAGCTGGCCGGCGACTGACAGAAACGAGTGCCAAATCTGGCAAAAGCATCGATCACTTTAATCGACCGGCATTGTTCGACGATAAGGGACCGTCTGATAGAGCTAACGACGAGAGCAACCTAACTGCCATTTTACTGCCCAATTCGGTTTACTTTGGAGCATCTGGTGGAATGAATAACGTGTTGAAAATGGGCTCGAAAGTGATTGAAAAACTAAGTTTTCGTTTGCCGCGTCATGTGAAACCGCGCCACTACGAACTGTTGTTGCAGCCGGATTTGGAACAGCAGAAGTTTTCCGGTCAAGTCGGAATCGATATCACCGTCAGTGAGCCAACGAATTACATTGTGCTGCACAGTAATCAGTTGACGATTGGCGATACACTGTTGAGTAAGGTGCTACCGGACCGATCGTCGCAGTCGGTGATGGTACGGCAGACTTACGCCTATGAACCGCACCAGTACTGGGTGATCGAAACAGACAACATCGGGGTGGGTGAGTATCGGCTCAGTATGCAGTTTAGCGGAAGTTTGGCGAATAAAATCGTTGGCTTCTATAGCAGCACCTACCGGGACAAGAGCAGTAATGTTACCAG AAAAATCGCCACCAGCAAGTTTGAACCGACCTTCGCCCGCCAAGCATTTCCCTGCTTCGATGAACCGCAGCTGAAAGCGACCTACGCCATTAGCTTGGTGCATCCGAATACCGACAAATACATGGCGCTGTCCAACATGGATGTCAATAAAGTCCTCGAAGACACCCCATCCACAGGGTTCAGCACTACCGTGTTCAACCGGAGCGTTCCGATGAGTACTTATCTGGTGGCGTTCATTGTCAGTGACTTCCGGTACAAGGAAAACCTCATTACGCCAACGATTGGAGATCCATTCGAGCTCCGAGTTTACGCCACACCGATTCAGATGAACAACATAGATTTTGCCCTGGACACAGCTACCGCGATTATTAAGCACTACATCGAATACTTCAATATTGAGTATCCCCTGCCGAAGCTAGATATGGCAGCAATTCCGGACTTTGTGTCGGGTGCCATGGAAACCTGGGGGCTGGTGACTTATCGGGAAACAAGCATTCTGTTCAACCCAGTAACGAGCTCGACGGCAAATAAACAGCGAGTGGCGGAGGTTATTGCTCACGAGTTGGCGCACATGTGGTTCGGAAATTTGGTAACGATGAAGTGGTGGAACGAGTTGTGGTTAAACGAAGGATTTGCCAGCTACATCGAGTACAAGGGAGTGCACAGTGCCTATCCCGCCTGGGGGATTATGGAACAGTTTGCAATCGATAATTTGCACGGTGTGCTAACGCTAGATGCTACGCTCGGATCACATCCGATCGTGGTGAAGGTCGAAACACCGAATCAAATAACGGAGATATTCGATACGATCACCTACTCCAAGGGGGCCTCGGTAATTCGTATGTTGGAAGACTTTGTTTCCGAACCCATTTTCAAGAAAGGTGTAACAGCATATCTGAAAAAGCTCGAGTACGGTAACGGCGTATCGAAtgatttaatggaagaactagATGCACTGTATGAAGATTCCACCGAAAAGACGGGAGCTACAGTTTCCACGGTGATGGATACATTCACGAAGCAGAAAGGTTTTCCGGTCGTCACCGTGGTACAGACTGGCACTCAGTTCCGCCTGACGCAGTCGCGCTTCCTTGCCGATTTGGAGGCGAATGAAACCGAGATCTCAGAGTTTGG TTACAAATGGTACATCCCTATAACCTACATCACTTCTGGCAATCCAGAGCAGGTTAACCGTAAATGGTTCCCCAACACGGTGGACCATGTAGATATCGTTGATGTCCCAGAGGGAACGAGTTGGATAAAGCTGAATCATAATCAGGTTGGCTACTACAGGGTAAACTACGCGGATAGTGTCTGGAATCAGTTTAGCAAAGCATTGGTGGATGATGTAAACGCCTTCACCATTGGAGATCGCACCGGGTTGTTGAATGATGCGTTCGCTCTGGCTGACGCTTCCCTGCTACGGTACGATGTAGCACTCGGGTTGACCAAATTCCTAACTGACGAGCTTGAGTACGTTCCTTGGGCAACCGTTTCAAGCAAGATGAAGAATGTTCGGAATTTGATTTACGATTTCGATTCATACAACGACATACTG GCCTATGTCCGTAAACTAGTTGATAAAGCATATCGCACCGTTGGATGGACTGTCGAAGGGGAAGATCTTATGAAGAA TCGTCTTCGAACTACTATTTTGGATCTCGCCTGTTCATTCGGTCACGAAAAATGTCTTACCGAAGCGTCGGATCGATTCCAAAAATGGTTGAATGCCGGCGATGAAATTCATCCGGACGTGCGCTCTGTAGTATACTACTACGGCGTACAGAAAGGCACCGCCGAGGACTGGCAAAAGGTGAAGACACGATTCAGCGCGGAAACCGATGCCAACGAGAAAACCAAACTGATGAGTGCTTTGGCGGCATTCCCCGATGCTAGGGTTCTGGCTGACTTTCTCGAGGAAGCTTGGAACACGAACCTGGTTCGACAACAAGATCATCTTAGTTGCATTCAGAGTGTTGCAGCCAACAAAGTTGGAGAATCGGTAGCCTGGGATCACGTCCGACAGAACTGGGACCGGTTGGTCGAACGATTCACTCTTGGCGAGAGGAATCTAGGTCGAATGATTCCTTCGATTACGGGACGATTCACGTCCATGGTGAGACTGATGGAATTGGAAGACTTCTTCAGGCGTAATCCGGAATCCGGAGCTGGAGCGGCAGCTCGTGTACAGGCACTGGAAAATGTTTCCAACAATATTAAGTGGCTCCAGAGGAACCAACAAATCATAGCTGACTGGTTGAAAACAGAATCAGCAACATCGCAACGATGA
- the LOC131432930 gene encoding protein Wnt-8a-like isoform X1 — protein sequence MDTKLLLLVLVSSVSCFDMQLNHPSPAELLSDSIELALASCRHQFRWDRWNCPMMHFVSKRSPDAKLDRETAFVRALSTASLIYSYARNCSRGTNETEQCSDERQLELENSAVSFRLDTKGYGSVHNRRAGWMAVQNAVRKHCRCHGVSGSCAMRTCWSTMKNFAEIAAGVKRMYRDAVRLFVDNSGKLNSRNIRIDQLVYIHPSPNYCQRNVTHGWPGMVNRQCSAARGANVDIDERKSCRNLCRYCGLKVRKQIKIGEQKCNCRFKWCCHVACDKCVETLEELRCQ from the exons ATGGATACGAAACTGTTGCTGCTGGTGTTGGTATCCTCGGTTAGTTGCTTCGACATG CAGCTGAATCATCCCAGCCCAGCGGAGCTTTTGTCGGACAGCATCGAGCTTGCGTTAGCCAGTTGCCGGCATCAGTTCCGATGGGATCGCTGGAACTGTCCGATGATGCACTTTGTTTCGAAACGCAGTCCCGATGCAAAGCTGGACCGAGAAACGGCATTCGTTCGAGCGTTGAGTACTGCTTCGTTGATCTACAGCTACGCGAGGAACTGCTCACGTGGCACCAACGAAACCGAACAGTGCAGTGACGAGCGTCAGTTGGAACTGGAAAATAGTGCTGTTAGTTTCCGGCTCGATACTAAAGGATACGGCAGTGTGCATAATCGTCGTgccggttggatggcagttcaAAATGCTGTCAGAAAACATTGCCGATGCCATGGAGTGTCCGGATCTTGTGCTATGCGAACCTGCTGGAGTACGATGAAGAACTTTGCCGAGATTGCTGCTGGAGTGAAGCGAATGTATCGGGATGCCGTCCGGTTGTTTGTGGACAATTCCGGAAAATTAAACAGTCGGAACATTCGAATCGACCAGTTGGTTTACATTCATC CATCACCAAACTACTGCCAGCGGAATGTGACTCATGGATGGCCGGGAATGGTAAACCGCCAGTGTTCGGCAGCTAGGGGAGCGAATGTTGACATCGACGAACGCAAGTCCTGTCGGAATTTATGCCGTTACTGTGGTTTAAAGGTCCGCAAGCAAATCAAGATCGGAGAACAAAAATGCAATTGTCGATTCAAATGGTGCTGTCACGTAGCGTGCGATAAATGCGTGGAAACTCTAGAAGAACTTCGTTGTCAGTAA
- the LOC131432930 gene encoding protein Wnt-8b-like isoform X2, with protein MDTKLLLLVLVSSVSCFDMQLNHPSPAELLSDSIELALASCRHQFRWDRWNCPMMHFVSKRSPDAKLDRETAFVRALSTASLIYSYARNCSRGTNETEQCSDERQLELENSAVSFRLDTKGYGSVHNRRAGWMAVQNAVRKHCRCHGVSGSCAMRTCWSTMKNFAEIAAGVKRMYRDAVRLFVDNSGKLNSRNIRIDQLVYIHRDITKLLPAECDSWMAGNGKPPVFGS; from the exons ATGGATACGAAACTGTTGCTGCTGGTGTTGGTATCCTCGGTTAGTTGCTTCGACATG CAGCTGAATCATCCCAGCCCAGCGGAGCTTTTGTCGGACAGCATCGAGCTTGCGTTAGCCAGTTGCCGGCATCAGTTCCGATGGGATCGCTGGAACTGTCCGATGATGCACTTTGTTTCGAAACGCAGTCCCGATGCAAAGCTGGACCGAGAAACGGCATTCGTTCGAGCGTTGAGTACTGCTTCGTTGATCTACAGCTACGCGAGGAACTGCTCACGTGGCACCAACGAAACCGAACAGTGCAGTGACGAGCGTCAGTTGGAACTGGAAAATAGTGCTGTTAGTTTCCGGCTCGATACTAAAGGATACGGCAGTGTGCATAATCGTCGTgccggttggatggcagttcaAAATGCTGTCAGAAAACATTGCCGATGCCATGGAGTGTCCGGATCTTGTGCTATGCGAACCTGCTGGAGTACGATGAAGAACTTTGCCGAGATTGCTGCTGGAGTGAAGCGAATGTATCGGGATGCCGTCCGGTTGTTTGTGGACAATTCCGGAAAATTAAACAGTCGGAACATTCGAATCGACCAGTTGGTTTACATTCATCGTGA CATCACCAAACTACTGCCAGCGGAATGTGACTCATGGATGGCCGGGAATGGTAAACCGCCAGTGTTCGGCAGCTAG